In one Gossypium hirsutum isolate 1008001.06 chromosome D09, Gossypium_hirsutum_v2.1, whole genome shotgun sequence genomic region, the following are encoded:
- the LOC107929012 gene encoding AT-hook motif nuclear-localized protein 20, with protein MDPAGNSPALNKSDLEISMNDASKSRTNGRGDDDDEDRDTGDEPKEGAVEVGNRRPRGRPPGSKNKPKPPIFVTRDSPNALRSHVMEVASGTDVAESIAQFARRRQRGVCVLSGSGSVANVTLRQPAAPGAVVALHGRFEILSLTGAFLPGPAPPGSTGLTVYLAGGQGQVVGGSVVGSLIAAGPVMVIAATFSNATYERLPLEDEEEVVSAGHGGPMQGGANDSPPAIGSSGGGGSHTGLPDPSSLPIYNLPPNLLSNGGQLGHEPYGWTHGRPPY; from the coding sequence ATGGACCCGGCAGGCAATTCACCAGCTTTAAACAAAAGTGACCTTGAAATCTCTATGAACGATGCTAGCAAAAGTAGAACCAACGGAAGAggggatgatgatgatgaagatagGGACACCGGCGATGAGCCTAAAGAAGGAGCGGTCGAGGTCGGTAACCGAAGACCCCGAGGTCGTCCACCGGGATCCAAAAACAAGCCTAAACCACCCATTTTTGTGACAAGGGATAGCCCTAACGCGCTCCGTAGTCATGTTATGGAAGTCGCAAGTGGAACCGATGTAGCCGAGAGTATAGCCCAATTCGCTCGGAGAAGACAACGTGGAGTTTGCGTGCTTAGCGGCAGCGGCTCGGTCGCCAACGTTACCCTAAGACAACCGGCAGCACCCGGCGCGGTGGTCGCCCTTCATGGAAGGTTtgaaattttgtctttgaccggGGCTTTTCTCCCCGGACCGGCTCCACCGGGATCGACAGGGCTCACCGTGTACTTAGCTGGTGGTCAAGGACAAGTTGTTGGAGGAAGTGTTGTCGGTTCACTTATAGCAGCAGGGCCTGTTATGGTCATTGCAGCAACTTTTTCCAACGCAACTTATGAAAGACTGCCtttagaagatgaagaagaagttGTAAGCGCCGGTCACGGTGGACCGATGCAAGGCGGAGCAAACGATTCACCTCCGGCAATTGGGAGTAGCGGAGGCGGCGGTTCACACACAGGTCTGCCTGATCCATCTTCACTTCCAATATACAATTTGCCTCCTAATTTACTCTCAAATGGAGGGCAACTAGGGCATGAACCCTATGGTTGGACACATGGGAGACCACCTTATTAA
- the LOC107929033 gene encoding uncharacterized protein isoform X1 encodes MKKLKISPFLLKHFWLIIDIFNLVKRSFLCCWFFGAVYPFFFIFSLSKLFPVLYSSSAAVYPAFLLPLGYVQLLHLCSYTICATGSNSIDFEKIRMVEKVMMMTMTMMMVMMTVNQTIQVVLK; translated from the exons ATGAAGAAGTTAAAAATTTCTCCTTTTCTGTTGAAGCACTTTTGGCTGATAATTGACATTTTTAACCTGGTTAAACGTTCTTTCCTCTGTTGTTGGTTCTTTGGAGCTGTATAcccattttttttcatattttcgcTTTCAAAGCTCTTTCCTGTTCTTTATTCCTCTTCCGCAG CAGTTTACCCGGCATTTTTGCTTCCTCTAGGATATGTGCAGCTTTTACATTTATGCTCGTATACCATATGTGCTACTGGCTCGAATTCCATAGACTTTGAG aaaatacGCATGGTCGAGAAAgtgatgatgatgacgatgacgatgatgatggtgatgatgacggtgaatcaaacaattcaagtagttttgaaatga
- the LOC107929064 gene encoding uncharacterized protein codes for MEMKHLTLLLSLFSFSAYTASPLVALASSPSDGQSPSSSEDQPPQTVSKIPSNVNPKLKKICQEVNHPTECVTTAGPFLGETADISPVTVLQAEIEAIDSKAKEALAKATKLAADPTTSKTITFPLNICIDGYKAILKNKQAILDAISKRDADDLNMELSSNVDHISQCEDAFEEAKINSPIPELHSLLGKIIFNSINIGVDMVDFENKN; via the coding sequence ATGGAGATGAAGCATTTAACCCTCCTTCTCAGCCTCTTCTCCTTCTCTGCGTATACCGCTTCCCCTTTAGTAGCTTTAGCTTCATCTCCTTCCGATGGTCAGTCCCCCAGCTCTTCTGAAGACCAGCCACCCCAAACAGTTTCGAAAATACCTTCCAACGTCAACCCTAAGCTTAAAAAAATCTGTCAAGAAGTTAATCACCCCACCGAATGTGTTACAACAGCTGGTCCATTCCTAGGTGAAACTGCTGATATAAGTCCCGTGACTGTTCTTCAAGCTGAGATTGAAGCAATTGATAGCAAGGCTAAGGAAGCCTTGGCAAAGGCTACAAAACTCGCAGCGGATCCCACTACCTCAAAAACCATCACTTTTCCCCTAAATATTTGCATTGATGGTTACAAAGCCATTCTCAAAAACAAACAAGCAATCCTTGATGCTATCTCTAAACGTGACGCTGATGACCTAAACATGGAGTTAAGCTCTAATGTGGATCATATAAGCCAGTGCGAAGATGCGTTCGAAGAAGCCAAAATTAACTCCCCAATACCAGAACTGCATTCGTTACTTGGCAAGATTATTTTCAACAGTATAAACATTGGTGTTGATATGGTTGATTTTGAGAAcaagaattaa
- the LOC107929042 gene encoding uncharacterized protein isoform X2, producing MEEVTNTTTYEALINHLFCDDLFHTDFPSASSSIFMPEEPIGAQCLNDENGTNHKSTKKLKPIKIQQERRPWLNQKPSNDQSNSGNEEAKQKHKLQSPAMKKKKHANGDRTLYQDVVEEVANKTRQAFLEHYGDDSVHLQFLQLWKLKMKNKKVKLGCLAGKLPPASIEAPLIDRKPPYEKNPQLASLQTTTSIPLQPLQFHCLPGYQDGNGRMSKSAAYRKLRKLGSSKEQQPSRPWLGNAEARTASTLVETKAIGLSEQCWFGRTKTNI from the exons ATGGAGGAAGTAACCAACACCACCACCTATGAAGCTCTTATTAATCATTTATTTTGTGATGATTTATTTCATACAGATTTCCCATCG GCAAGTTCATCCATTTTTATGCCAGAAGAACCCATAGGAGCTcaatgcttgaatgatgaaaatGGAACAAATCATAAATCAACTAAAAAACTTAAACCCATAAAAATT cAACAAGAACGTCGACCATGGCTGAACCAAAAACCTTCGAACGATCAATCAAATTCCG GTAATGAAGAAGCAAAGCAAAAACATAAGCTACAGTCCCCTGCAATG AAAAAGAAGAAACATGCCAATGGAGACAGAACATTGTACCAGGATGTAGTGGAGGAAGTGGCAAACAAAACTCGCCAAGCTTTCCTTGAACATTATGGTGATGATTCAGTTCATCTTCAATTCCTACAG CTATGGAAGTTGAAAATgaagaataaaaaggttaaacTAGGTTGTCTGGCCGGAAAGTTACCTCCAGCAAGCATCGAAGCACCTCTAATTGATCGTAAACCGCCGTACGAAAAGAACCCTCAGCTG GCGAGTTTGCAGACAACTACATCAATTCCCTTACAACCTTTGCAGTTCCATTGCCTCCCAGGCTATCAAGATGGCAATGGAAGAATGTCTAAATCAGCTGCATATAGGAAGCTTAGAAAATTAGGCTCTTCCAAG GAGCAACAACCAAGTAGACCATGGCTTGGAAATGCTG AAGCAAGGACTGCATCAACCTTGGTTGAAACAAAAGCCATTGGATTATCAGAACAATGCTG GTTTGGTAGAACTAAGACAAACATTTAG
- the LOC107929033 gene encoding uncharacterized protein isoform X2, translated as MKKLKISPFLLKHFWLIIDIFNLVKRSFLCCWFFGAVYPFFFIFSLSKLFPVLYSSSAVYPAFLLPLGYVQLLHLCSYTICATGSNSIDFEKIRMVEKVMMMTMTMMMVMMTVNQTIQVVLK; from the exons ATGAAGAAGTTAAAAATTTCTCCTTTTCTGTTGAAGCACTTTTGGCTGATAATTGACATTTTTAACCTGGTTAAACGTTCTTTCCTCTGTTGTTGGTTCTTTGGAGCTGTATAcccattttttttcatattttcgcTTTCAAAGCTCTTTCCTGTTCTTTATTCCTCTTCCGCAG TTTACCCGGCATTTTTGCTTCCTCTAGGATATGTGCAGCTTTTACATTTATGCTCGTATACCATATGTGCTACTGGCTCGAATTCCATAGACTTTGAG aaaatacGCATGGTCGAGAAAgtgatgatgatgacgatgacgatgatgatggtgatgatgacggtgaatcaaacaattcaagtagttttgaaatga
- the LOC107929021 gene encoding DNA repair protein RAD5B: protein MKAMDIDTVEDKKIQEIQSSMDNNVVSVVKLLPNDPDSNLHANTVSRMVTATGFRVSTLIGSGDQFGESEPVQAIVKEEPLLRLKEEPDLGFDSDASMKEDKVIKVKEEPRLGFGNEVRVKGEMGFNQTEETVAQKEDSWPMDTFEEFLLLQNSKVQSLNESRKTQIKKKASETAELKSNNQNPPCVKKEPDFEWSQKRVDVKKEVSQERKVNGVLVEDEDFPEDPDWYLVGRTIVNAVSTTKGKNKLLDNEIVYFTFPSPVASYKLQSIVRFSTKRCGEIGRLPMDWAKWVNPLVYSNKVKVLGRCIAAPTTLSIMQEVMLFVSLYIHSSVFTMGDKSSLMFDAPWNMESMLSPLLNLFRYLKIKPYQKADFTPEELNSGKRVLHIQEDGYSEVTAALPAAKRRRGCQEQNKDEQDISEASLNKIVGAADTYDLEEMEPPHTLMCKLRPYQKQALYWMSGWEKGIDAEKAAQTLHPCWSAYRICDERASSIYVNVFSGEATVQFPSARQMARGGILADAMGLGKTVMTIALILSRLGRGNPDNEKPDSRKADGSITTNKKRDTYGNAPRRAKGGTLIICPMALLSQWKDELETHSRIETISIFVHYGGDRTNDPRVISEHDVVLTTYGVLTAAYKSDAENSIYHRVDWYRVVLDEAHTIKSSKTLGARACFALSAHCRWCLTGTPIQNNLEDLYSLLCFLHVEPWCNWAWWKTKIQGPYENGNPTGLKWIKAILRLLMLRRTKETKDKEGRPILVLPPTDIQVIECEQSEAERDFYDALFKRSKVQFDQFVAQGRVLHNYASILELLLRLRQCCNHPFLVMSRADSQQYSDLNKLARRFLEAHPGLVTLNQNSPTKAYIEEVVDGIRRGENTECPICMESADDPVLTPCAHRMCRECLLSSWRTPTLGSCPICRTLLKKTDLITCPTENKFRVDIDKNWKESSKVSKLLDCLERSCRSGSGEKSIVFSQWTSFLDLLEIPLKRKGIGFLRFDGKLAQKQRERVLKEFNDTREKLVLLMSLKAGGVGLNLTAASNVFLMDPWWNPAVEEQAIMRIHRIGQKRTVSVRRFIVKETVEERMQQVQARKEKMIAGALTDEEVRSARIEELKMLFR, encoded by the exons ATGAAAGCCATGGATATAGACACAGTAGAAGATAAGAAGATTCAAGAAATCCAATCATCCATGGATAACAACGTTGTTTCCGTCGTTAAGTTGCTCCCTAACGACCCTGATTCAAACCTTCATGCAAATACCGTTAGTCGAATGGTAACTGCGACCGGGTTTCGTGTTTCTACCCTGATAGGCTCAGGTGATCAGTTTGGAGAATCTGAACCAGTTCAGGCCATAGTAAAGGAGGAGCCACTTTTGAGACTGAAGGAAGAGCCTGATTTGGGGTTTGACAGTGACGCTTCCATGAAAGAAGATAAGGTGATTAAAGTGAAAGAGGAGCCTCGTTTGGGGTTTGGGAATGAAGTTCGAGTGAAGGGAGAAATGGGTTTTAATCAAACAGAGGAAACAGTAGCCCAGAAGGAAGATTCATGGCCAATGGATACTTTTGAAGAGTTTCTCCTGTTACAAAACTCAAAGGTTCAATCTCTTAATGAGTCTCGCAAAACCCAGATTAAAAAAAAGGCCAGTGAAACTGCTGAGTTAAAATCTAACAATCAAAACCCTCCATGCGTGAAAAAGGAGCCTGATTTTGAGTGGTCACAAAAACGGGTCGATGTAAAGAAAGAGGTTTCTCAAGAGAGGAAAGTGAATGGTGTTTTAGTAGAAGATGAGGATTTTCCTGAAGACCCAGATTGGTATTTAGTTGGAAGAACAATAGTTAATGCTGTTTCAACAACTAAAGGGAAGAACAAATTGTTGGACAATGAGATTGTTTACTTCACTTTCCCTTCTCCAGTAGCCAGTTACAAGCTTCAATCCATTGTTCGATTCTCCACTAAACGTTGTGGAGAG ATTGGTCGGCTTCCAATGGATTGGGCAAAATGGGTGAATCCTCTTGTATATTCTAACAAGGTTAAAGTTCTTGGTCGGTGTATAGCTGCTCCTACAACACTTAGTATCATGCAAGAAGTCATGTTATTTGTAAG CTTGTACATTCACAGTTCAGTATTTACAATGGGTGATAAATCTTCCTTGATGTTTGATGCACCTTGGAACATGGAGTCTATGCTTAGTCCTTTGCTTAATCTATTTAGATACCTTAAAATAAAACCATATCAGAAG GCTGACTTCACTCCAGAAGAACTTAATTCTGGGAAGCGTGTTCTCCATATCCAAGAA GATGGTTACAGTGAAGTTACAGCGGCTTTGCCTGCAGCAAAACGAAGAAGGGGTTGTCAGGAGCAGAATAAAGATGAACAAGATATTTCAGAGGCATCTTTGAATAAGATTGTTGGTGCTGCAGACACATACGATTTGGAG GAAATGGAGCCCCCACATACACTCATGTGCAAGTTGAGGCCGTATCAGAAGCAAGCTCTTTACTGGATGTCTGGGTGGGAGAAAGGAATTGATGCTGAGAAAGCTGCACAAACTCTTCATCCATGCTGGTCTGCATATCGCATATGCGATGA AAGGGCTTCCTCAATTTATGTAAATGTCTTCTCTGGAGAAGCTACAGTTCAATTTCCAAGTGCTAGGCAAATGGCAAGAGGAGGA ATTCTAGCTGATGCAATGGGTCTCGGAAAGACTGTGATGACAATAGCTCTAATCCTTTCAAGACTTGGTAGAGGAAATCCTGATAATGAAAAGCCTGATTCGAGAAAAGCAGATGGTAGCATAACCACAAACAAGAAAAGAGACACTTATGGAAATGCCCCACGCAGAGCAAAGGGAGGCACTCTTATTATTTGTCCCATGGCATTGTTAAGCCAGTGGAAG GATGAGCTTGAGACTCACTCAAGGATTGAAACGATATCAATTTTTGTTCACTATGGTGGTGATAGAACCAATGATCCCAGGGTGATCTCAGAGCATGATGTGGTCTTAACAACATACGGGGTTTTAACTGCTGCTTATAAAAGT GATGCCGAGAACAGCATTTATCACAGGGTTGACTGGTATAGGGTGGTTTTAGATGAAGCTCATACGATTAAATCCTCAAAAACACTAGGAGCTCGAGCTTGCTTTGCATTGTCTGCGCATTGCCGTTGGTGTCTCACTGGAACCCCAATTCAG AATAATTTGGAAGACCTCTACAGCCTTTTGTGCTTCTTGCATGTGGAACCATGGTGCAACTGGGCATG GTGGAAGACAAAGATTCAAGGGCCTTATGAGAATGGTAATCCAACAGGACTGAAATGGATCAAAGCTATATTAAGGCTACTGATGTTGAGAAGAACAAAGGAAACAAAGGATAAAGAGGGAAGGCCTATTCTTGTTCTTCCTCCAACTGATATTCAAGTCATCGAGTGCGAGCAGTCAGAAGCTGAACGTGATTTCTATGATGCTTTATTCAAAAGATCTAAA GTTCAGTTTGATCAATTTGTTGCACAAGGCAGGGTTCTTCACAATTATGCATCAATTCTCGAGTTATTACTTCGACTAAGGCAGTGTTGCAACCATCCTTTTCTTGTAATGAG TCGAGCTGATTCGCAGCAGTATTCGGACTTGAACAAACTAGCGAGAAGGTTCCTTGAAGCTCACCCTGGTTTGGTCACTTTGAATCAAAATTCCCCAACCAAGGCCTACATTGAAGAAGTTGTAGATGGTATCCGGAGGGGTGAAAACACAGAGTGTCCAATATGCATGGAATCTGCAGATGACCCTGTCCTCACACCATGTGCACATAGGATGTGCAGGGAATGTCTCCTCTCAAGTTGGCGAACACCAACACTAGGATCATGTCCAATCTGCAGAACACTACTGAAGAAAACTGATCTCATAACATGTCCAACTGAAAACAAGTTCCGAGTTGACATAGACAAAAACTGGAAAGAGTCATCAAAGGTTTCAAAGCTATTAGACTGCTTAGAGAGAAGTTGCCGGTCAGGTTCTGGTGAAAAGAGCATTGTGTTCAGTCAATGGACTTCATTTCTAGATCTCTTAGAAATCCCATTAAAGAGGAAAGGAATTGGATTCTTACGGTTTGATGGGAAACTGGCTCAAAAACAAAGGGAAAGGGTTCTAAAAGAGTTCAATGACACGAGAGAGAAACTG GTATTATTGATGTCTTTGAAAGCTGGTGGAGTTGGCCTGAATTTAACAGCAGCCTCTAATGTCTTCTTAATG GATCCTTGGTGGAACCCTGCAGTTGAAGAACAAGCAATCATGCGAATTCATCGAATTGGACAAAAGAGAACAGTTAGTGTTAGAAGATTCATAGTTAAG GAAACAGTGGAGGAAAGGATGCAACAAGTTCAAGCAAGGAAGGAGAAGATGATTGCAGGTGCTTTAACTGATGAAGAAGTTAGGTCAGCAAGGATTGAAGAGCTGAAAATGCTTTTCAgatga
- the LOC107929063 gene encoding uncharacterized protein: MDMKHLIPIFAIFFFMSTTSASVALAPSSFDTQSFSFSKPQEDQAFSILPIDVNPKLQKICEKTDYPIECLTSIISFLDENVDMIPMSILKAEIDAIHNKTKEVLDKTYELSMNPPTSRLLPLCLKTCINNYNAILESKQRILDAITMGDANELSMELSHNMEHVFACEEEFKEAKIESPMAELNSLLVKIITNSLTIEVDMTNF; encoded by the coding sequence ATGGATATGAAGCACTTAATCCCCATTTTCGCCATCTTCTTTTTTATGTCTACTACTTCCGCATCAGTAGCATTAGCCCCATCATCATTCGACACCCAATCTTTTAGCTTTTCTAAACCCCAAGAAGATCAAGCATTTTCTATATTACCTATCGACGTCAATCCTAAGCTTCAAAAAATTTGTGAAAAAACTGACTACCCCATCGAATGTTTAACATCAATTATTTCATTCTTAGATGAAAATGTTGACATGATCCCTATGTCTATTCTCAAAGCTGAGATTGATGCAATTCATAACAAGACTAAGGAAGTGTTAGACAAGACTTACGAGCTTTCAATGAATCCCCCTACCTCAAGACTCCTCCCTTTATGTCTTAAAACTTGTATTAATAACTACAATGCCATTCTAGAAAGCAAACAAAGAATCCTTGATGCAATCACTATGGGTGATGCTAACGAGCTGAGCATGGAGCTAAGCCACAACATGGAGCATGTATTTGCATGTGAGGAGGAGTTCAAGGAAGCCAAAATTGAGTCGCCAATGGCAGAATTAAATTCATTGCTTGTCAAGATAATTACCAACAGTTTGACAATCGAGGTTGACATGACCAACTTTTAG
- the LOC107929062 gene encoding bet1-like SNARE 1-2, whose product MSYRRDHRSSKSALFDGLDNLEEGGIRASSSFSHDVKDHDNGKAIESLHDRVAFLKRLTGDIHDEVESHNRMLDRMGNGMDATRGIMSGTMDRFKKVFEKKSNRKMCTLVMAFVVSFLIIYYLFRMLRYVRG is encoded by the exons ATGAGTTATAGAAG GGATCACCGCTCTTCGAAATCAGCTCTATTTGATGGCCTGGATAATCTTGAAGAAGGTGGTATAAGGGCTTCTTCATCTTTCTCTCACGATGTTAAGGACCATGACAATGGCAAAGCTATAGAGAGCTTGCATGACAGAGTTGCTTTTCTGAAAAGA TTAACAGGTGATATACATGATGAAGTGGAGAGTCATAATCGTATGCTTGACCGGATG GGCAATGGCATGGATGCTACAAGGGGCATAATGTCTGGCACCATGGATCGGTTCAAGAAG GTGTTCGAGAAGAAGTCCAACAGGAAAATGTGTACACTGGTGATGGCCTTCGTGGTTTCCTTCTTAATAATATACTATCTCTTTAG GATGCTTCGATATGTCCGTGGTTGA
- the LOC107929042 gene encoding uncharacterized protein isoform X1, with protein sequence MEEVTNTTTYEALINHLFCDDLFHTDFPSASSSIFMPEEPIGAQCLNDENGTNHKSTKKLKPIKIQQERRPWLNQKPSNDQSNSVICFSGNEEAKQKHKLQSPAMKKKKHANGDRTLYQDVVEEVANKTRQAFLEHYGDDSVHLQFLQLWKLKMKNKKVKLGCLAGKLPPASIEAPLIDRKPPYEKNPQLASLQTTTSIPLQPLQFHCLPGYQDGNGRMSKSAAYRKLRKLGSSKEQQPSRPWLGNAEARTASTLVETKAIGLSEQCWFGRTKTNI encoded by the exons ATGGAGGAAGTAACCAACACCACCACCTATGAAGCTCTTATTAATCATTTATTTTGTGATGATTTATTTCATACAGATTTCCCATCG GCAAGTTCATCCATTTTTATGCCAGAAGAACCCATAGGAGCTcaatgcttgaatgatgaaaatGGAACAAATCATAAATCAACTAAAAAACTTAAACCCATAAAAATT cAACAAGAACGTCGACCATGGCTGAACCAAAAACCTTCGAACGATCAATCAAATTCCG TTATTTGTTTCTCAGGTAATGAAGAAGCAAAGCAAAAACATAAGCTACAGTCCCCTGCAATG AAAAAGAAGAAACATGCCAATGGAGACAGAACATTGTACCAGGATGTAGTGGAGGAAGTGGCAAACAAAACTCGCCAAGCTTTCCTTGAACATTATGGTGATGATTCAGTTCATCTTCAATTCCTACAG CTATGGAAGTTGAAAATgaagaataaaaaggttaaacTAGGTTGTCTGGCCGGAAAGTTACCTCCAGCAAGCATCGAAGCACCTCTAATTGATCGTAAACCGCCGTACGAAAAGAACCCTCAGCTG GCGAGTTTGCAGACAACTACATCAATTCCCTTACAACCTTTGCAGTTCCATTGCCTCCCAGGCTATCAAGATGGCAATGGAAGAATGTCTAAATCAGCTGCATATAGGAAGCTTAGAAAATTAGGCTCTTCCAAG GAGCAACAACCAAGTAGACCATGGCTTGGAAATGCTG AAGCAAGGACTGCATCAACCTTGGTTGAAACAAAAGCCATTGGATTATCAGAACAATGCTG GTTTGGTAGAACTAAGACAAACATTTAG
- the LOC107929004 gene encoding uncharacterized protein At4g14450, chloroplastic gives MSTTPNKITSTNGGDRRQPSRLQRRAPASLQISPVASWNIAIPLLSPLACSPPSIDRRTTERTEEPPPRQEQQQRQIQKTEPEKLVFKMWQHPAAPFCYEPASLVPSFVPV, from the coding sequence ATGTCAACTACGCCGAACAAAATCACCTCAACCAACGGTGGCGATAGGCGGCAGCCTAGTCGACTTCAACGTCGTGCTCCTGCTTCCTTACAGATCAGTCCGGTTGCTAGCTGGAACATTGCAATACCTCTCTTGTCTCCGCTCGCCTGTTCGCCTCCTTCGATTGATCGGAGGACCACCGAGAGAACAGAAGAGCCACCGCCTCGTCAAGAACAACAGCAGAGGCAAATCCAGAAAACGGAGCCGGAGAAGCTTGTGTTCAAGATGTGGCAGCATCCAGCGGCACCGTTTTGTTATGAACCGGCATCGTTAGTACCGTCGTTTGTGCCGGTTTAG
- the LOC107929033 gene encoding uncharacterized protein isoform X3, with amino-acid sequence MKKLKISPFLLKHFWLIIDIFNLVKRSFLCCWFFGAVYPFFFIFSLSKLFPVLYSSSAGYVQLLHLCSYTICATGSNSIDFEKIRMVEKVMMMTMTMMMVMMTVNQTIQVVLK; translated from the exons ATGAAGAAGTTAAAAATTTCTCCTTTTCTGTTGAAGCACTTTTGGCTGATAATTGACATTTTTAACCTGGTTAAACGTTCTTTCCTCTGTTGTTGGTTCTTTGGAGCTGTATAcccattttttttcatattttcgcTTTCAAAGCTCTTTCCTGTTCTTTATTCCTCTTCCGCAG GATATGTGCAGCTTTTACATTTATGCTCGTATACCATATGTGCTACTGGCTCGAATTCCATAGACTTTGAG aaaatacGCATGGTCGAGAAAgtgatgatgatgacgatgacgatgatgatggtgatgatgacggtgaatcaaacaattcaagtagttttgaaatga